In a single window of the Terriglobia bacterium genome:
- a CDS encoding ABC transporter permease, translated as MSLLEFFIRNRAEIWTLTLEHCWLVGISMLLAVAIGVPLGILITRRASFNKPVLGGANIIQTIPSLALFGFLLPVPWLGARADRLAIAALAGYALLPVIRNTYTGILGVDPSVREAARGMGLTDRQLLWHVELPLALGVILAGIRVATVITVGIATIAAAIGAGGLGEFIFRGLAMVDNRVILAGAIPAALMALAADFLLGWAGRRLVPGASS; from the coding sequence ATGAGCCTGTTGGAATTTTTCATTAGGAATCGCGCTGAAATCTGGACGCTGACGCTCGAGCACTGCTGGCTGGTTGGAATTTCGATGCTGCTGGCAGTTGCGATTGGCGTTCCATTGGGAATCCTCATCACCCGACGCGCGTCGTTCAACAAGCCTGTATTGGGAGGCGCCAACATCATTCAGACGATTCCCAGTCTGGCATTGTTCGGCTTTCTGCTGCCGGTGCCGTGGCTGGGCGCGCGAGCTGACCGGCTGGCCATCGCCGCCCTCGCCGGGTACGCGCTGCTGCCGGTCATTCGCAACACTTACACCGGCATCCTGGGAGTCGATCCGAGTGTGCGCGAGGCTGCACGCGGCATGGGCTTGACGGACCGGCAACTGCTGTGGCACGTTGAACTGCCCCTCGCCCTGGGCGTGATCCTTGCCGGAATCCGCGTGGCCACGGTGATCACGGTGGGTATAGCGACCATTGCCGCGGCAATCGGCGCCGGCGGACTGGGCGAGTTCATCTTCCGGGGACTGGCGATGGTGGATAATCGCGTGATTCTGGCTGGGGCCATTCCGGCGGCGCTGATGGCCCTTGCGGCTGATTTCCTGCTGGGCTGGGCTGGGCGTCGCCTGGTTCCGGGGGCGAGCTCGTGA
- a CDS encoding ATP-binding cassette domain-containing protein encodes MQQQVSPMIEFRNVRYQRDGQRDVLSDLNLKVEAGETMVLLGRSGCGKTTTLKMINRLLVPSGGEVLVEGRSVLDWDPIRLRRGIGYVIQEVGLLPHFTVERNIGLIPQLEGWAEEKRLRRVEELLEMVALDPGTFRGRYPRELSGGQRQRVGVARALAADPPILLMDEPFGALDPLTRAEIQKEFLALQERLRKTIVFVTHDIHEALTVGTRIALLEAGKLAGIYSRTDFLHSEDPTAKAYLSVLHVAGAAVRT; translated from the coding sequence CGTACGCTACCAGAGGGACGGGCAGCGCGATGTGCTCTCCGATTTGAACCTGAAAGTTGAGGCCGGGGAGACGATGGTACTGCTCGGCCGCAGTGGATGCGGCAAGACAACCACGCTGAAGATGATCAACCGCCTGCTGGTCCCTTCCGGCGGCGAGGTCCTGGTCGAGGGAAGGTCCGTATTGGACTGGGACCCCATCCGGCTGCGGCGGGGAATCGGATACGTCATACAGGAAGTCGGCCTGCTTCCCCATTTCACCGTCGAACGCAACATCGGCCTTATACCGCAATTGGAAGGCTGGGCCGAGGAAAAAAGGCTACGGCGTGTAGAAGAGCTTCTCGAAATGGTTGCGCTCGATCCCGGCACATTCCGCGGTCGTTATCCCCGCGAACTTTCCGGGGGCCAGCGGCAGCGCGTGGGAGTTGCAAGGGCTCTAGCTGCGGACCCGCCGATTCTTCTGATGGACGAGCCGTTCGGCGCGCTCGATCCTCTCACTCGGGCCGAGATTCAGAAGGAGTTTCTTGCCTTGCAGGAACGCTTGCGCAAGACCATCGTTTTTGTAACGCACGACATTCATGAGGCGCTGACGGTAGGCACGCGCATCGCTCTGCTTGAGGCCGGCAAACTGGCGGGAATCTACTCACGAACCGACTTCCTCCATTCTGAGGATCCCACGGCCAAGGCCTATCTCAGCGTATTACACGTCGCAGGGGCTGCAGTCCGCACGTGA